A DNA window from Cystobacter fuscus DSM 2262 contains the following coding sequences:
- a CDS encoding Kelch repeat-containing protein: MPQPEVDANAVDEDCDGVARLCAPGTSESCAYTGPAGTEGVGTCQAGARTCDVSGTSWGACTGEVIPQTEVCGNDLDDDCDGHASPSCAEWLSTGSMTTKRWMHKAALLANGQVLVSGGHNGSEALKTAELYDPTKGTWSVTGSMSIERRGHAATVLQDGKVLVTGGEGLNGWALMKAELYDPTTGTWSSAGSMSIERYGHAATVLPDGKVLVTGGEGPNGWTLMKAELYDPTTATWSSAGSMRIARAGHMATLLANGQVLVSGGHNGSEALKTAELYDPTKGTWSVTGSMRIERRGHVATVLPDGKVLVTGGEGPNGWTLRKAELYDPTNGTWLDTDPMNTARYLPRATVLQDGKVLVTGGEGPNGWALATAELYDPTTATWSSAGSMGIARNKQTATVLQNGKVLVTGGKGDGEFLKSAELFDPAP, encoded by the coding sequence GTGCCCCAACCGGAGGTGGATGCCAATGCGGTGGACGAGGACTGCGATGGGGTGGCGCGCCTGTGTGCACCGGGAACGAGCGAGTCTTGCGCCTACACCGGGCCGGCGGGGACCGAGGGGGTGGGCACATGCCAGGCGGGTGCGCGCACGTGCGACGTCTCGGGCACCAGTTGGGGAGCCTGTACGGGCGAGGTGATTCCGCAGACCGAGGTTTGTGGCAATGATCTCGATGACGACTGTGATGGCCACGCCAGCCCTTCTTGTGCCGAGTGGCTCTCGACAGGCTCCATGACCACGAAACGGTGGATGCACAAGGCCGCGTTGTTGGCGAATGGCCAGGTGCTGGTCTCGGGGGGGCACAATGGCAGTGAGGCCCTGAAGACGGCGGAGCTGTACGACCCCACCAAGGGCACGTGGTCTGTCACGGGCTCGATGAGCATCGAACGCCGTGGGCACGCCGCCACGGTATTGCAGGATGGCAAGGTACTGGTCACGGGAGGGGAAGGTCTCAATGGTTGGGCCCTTATGAAGGCGGAGTTGTACGACCCCACCACGGGCACGTGGTCTTCCGCTGGCTCGATGAGCATCGAACGCTATGGGCACGCCGCCACGGTATTGCCGGATGGCAAGGTACTGGTCACGGGAGGGGAAGGTCCCAATGGTTGGACCCTTATGAAGGCGGAGTTGTACGACCCCACCACGGCCACGTGGTCTTCCGCTGGCTCGATGCGCATCGCACGCGCTGGGCACATGGCCACGTTGTTGGCGAATGGCCAGGTGCTGGTCTCGGGGGGGCACAATGGCAGTGAGGCCCTGAAGACGGCGGAGCTGTACGACCCCACCAAGGGCACGTGGTCTGTCACGGGCTCGATGCGCATCGAACGCCGTGGGCACGTCGCCACGGTATTGCCGGATGGCAAGGTACTGGTCACGGGAGGGGAAGGTCCCAATGGTTGGACCCTCAGGAAGGCGGAGCTGTACGACCCCACCAACGGCACGTGGTTGGACACCGACCCGATGAACACTGCACGTTATCTGCCCAGGGCCACGGTATTGCAGGATGGCAAGGTACTGGTCACGGGAGGGGAAGGTCCCAATGGTTGGGCCCTCGCGACAGCAGAGCTGTACGACCCCACCACGGCCACGTGGTCTTCCGCTGGTTCGATGGGCATCGCACGTAATAAGCAAACGGCCACGGTACTGCAGAATGGCAAGGTGCTGGTCACGGGAGGGAAAGGTGACGGTGAGTTCCTTAAGAGTGCGGAGCTGTTCGACCCCGCCCCATGA